From Veillonella dispar, one genomic window encodes:
- a CDS encoding CCA tRNA nucleotidyltransferase: MMEQANRILTVLEEAGYEAYIIGGAVRDILMHQKPHDFDIVTSARPDTVIEVLRGQDIQTTDLVGKSFGVVVATLEGKQYEIATYRTERYGADSHRPEEIAYADTLEEDVLRRDFTVNGMAMNRFGEVIDLVGGRRDIKHKTLRTIGNAQQRFEEDALRLFRACRFVAKLDFLPTEDLLEAMPKAFYRVPGLSLERVRSELDRLMLEPAVAKGLDVLVQSRLAECSCRVVENGVAREVPILPELYHLVNLPQEKDFHEFDGWYHTLAVVSHTEPDLTLRWGALLHDVAKGMPTVRAVVNGRLTDRGHDTLGAEMTETLLTRLGYPKSFVRRVAWIVKNHMRFHYFVQNGEANEKKWIRKEARSGEFRDSQIMRIAWEQLSKVCAADVLGCGKPYASTDGTLAFGECMADLSLEMPIHTKDLNYDERVIKLAGKKVGEGLQYLLGQVQNGVIPNEPDALYDALDHKLRRPVEK; encoded by the coding sequence ATGATGGAACAAGCCAATCGAATATTGACTGTATTAGAAGAAGCAGGTTATGAAGCCTATATCATTGGCGGAGCAGTGCGTGATATTTTGATGCATCAAAAGCCTCATGACTTTGATATTGTGACGTCTGCACGCCCTGATACGGTAATTGAAGTCCTACGCGGTCAAGATATTCAAACGACAGACTTAGTAGGAAAATCTTTTGGTGTAGTAGTAGCTACACTAGAAGGAAAGCAATATGAAATTGCAACGTATCGCACTGAACGATATGGAGCGGATAGTCATCGACCAGAAGAAATCGCTTATGCCGATACCTTGGAGGAAGACGTGTTGCGTCGCGACTTTACGGTCAATGGCATGGCGATGAATCGTTTTGGTGAGGTCATAGACCTAGTAGGGGGACGTCGAGATATCAAGCATAAGACATTGCGAACCATTGGCAATGCACAGCAACGCTTCGAAGAAGACGCATTGCGATTATTTAGAGCATGCCGCTTTGTGGCAAAGCTAGATTTCTTACCTACCGAAGACTTATTAGAAGCTATGCCAAAGGCATTTTATCGTGTGCCTGGGTTATCTCTTGAGAGAGTCCGTAGTGAACTGGACCGACTCATGTTAGAGCCCGCTGTGGCTAAGGGCCTTGATGTATTAGTACAATCTCGCTTGGCCGAGTGCTCTTGTCGCGTTGTAGAAAATGGCGTGGCTCGTGAAGTGCCTATTTTACCAGAGCTATACCATCTTGTGAATTTACCACAAGAAAAAGACTTTCACGAATTTGATGGTTGGTATCATACATTAGCCGTTGTATCTCATACAGAACCAGATTTAACATTACGTTGGGGTGCACTGTTACACGATGTAGCAAAGGGGATGCCTACGGTGCGTGCTGTGGTGAATGGTCGCCTCACAGATCGTGGTCATGATACATTAGGGGCTGAAATGACAGAAACATTACTTACTCGTTTAGGTTACCCTAAGAGTTTTGTGCGCCGTGTAGCTTGGATTGTAAAAAATCATATGCGCTTTCACTATTTTGTACAAAATGGGGAAGCTAATGAGAAGAAGTGGATCCGTAAAGAGGCTCGCAGCGGTGAGTTTCGAGATAGTCAAATTATGCGAATTGCATGGGAACAATTATCTAAGGTTTGTGCTGCCGATGTATTAGGCTGTGGGAAGCCTTATGCATCGACGGATGGCACCTTAGCCTTTGGTGAATGTATGGCAGATCTTAGCCTAGAGATGCCTATCCATACAAAGGATTTAAATTATGACGAACGAGTTATTAAGCTTGCAGGGAAAAAAGTGGGGGAAGGATTGCAGTATTTATTAGGTCAGGTTCAAAATGGGGTGATTCCCAATGAACCAGATGCATTATATGATGCATTAGACCATAAGTTACGCCGTCCAGTGGAGAAATGA
- the sdaAA gene encoding L-serine ammonia-lyase, iron-sulfur-dependent, subunit alpha: MSYAYDTIADIIRLAEENNISFGEVVLRYELENYDRSEEAVIREIEHRLDIFEGSIQDGIDYAEKTASGMSGGQAAQLNGQTPRFMSDIAYKAMTYAIAVNEANAKMFRIVACPTAGSCGVMPGAVKAVADHYKLDRATMVKGFLAASGIGNVVANRACVAGAVGGCQAEIGTAACMAAGAIVEMMGGTPRQVGHAIALCMKNLLGLACDPVAGLVEVPCVKRNGFYAVHAITASELALMNIESQIPPDEVIEAMNNIGRAMPAALRETSDGGLAVTPTGTAIAERVQSL; this comes from the coding sequence ATGAGTTATGCATACGATACAATTGCAGATATTATTCGCTTAGCTGAGGAAAATAACATTTCCTTTGGTGAAGTAGTACTGCGTTATGAATTAGAAAATTATGACCGCAGTGAAGAAGCGGTTATTCGTGAAATAGAGCATCGTTTAGACATCTTTGAAGGTTCTATTCAAGATGGTATAGACTATGCAGAAAAAACAGCGTCTGGTATGTCCGGTGGCCAGGCAGCACAGCTTAATGGACAAACACCAAGATTTATGAGTGATATTGCGTACAAAGCTATGACCTATGCTATTGCTGTTAATGAAGCAAATGCAAAGATGTTCCGCATTGTTGCGTGCCCTACGGCTGGATCTTGTGGTGTTATGCCTGGTGCGGTGAAAGCAGTAGCGGACCATTACAAGCTAGATAGAGCAACTATGGTAAAGGGCTTCTTGGCTGCCTCTGGCATTGGCAATGTCGTAGCGAATCGCGCTTGTGTGGCCGGTGCCGTTGGCGGTTGCCAAGCAGAAATTGGTACGGCCGCTTGTATGGCTGCCGGTGCTATTGTAGAAATGATGGGTGGTACGCCTCGTCAAGTAGGACATGCTATCGCATTGTGCATGAAAAACTTATTGGGCCTTGCCTGTGATCCAGTAGCAGGGCTTGTAGAGGTACCGTGCGTTAAACGTAATGGTTTCTATGCAGTTCATGCCATTACTGCATCTGAATTGGCTTTGATGAATATTGAAAGTCAAATTCCACCAGATGAAGTTATTGAAGCAATGAATAATATCGGTCGCGCTATGCCAGCAGCATTGCGTGAAACAAGTGATGGCGGCCTTGCGGTAACACCGACGGGTACAGCTATTGCAGAACGAGTGCAATCCTTATAG
- the sdaAB gene encoding L-serine ammonia-lyase, iron-sulfur-dependent subunit beta, giving the protein MNSIFDIIGPVMIGPSSSHTAGAARLGKMARCIFRSTPKKVDLTLYGSFAKTYKGHGTDRALIGGLLGFKEDDTNIRVAHKLAEKEGMEYNFIESPLDVGHPNVVRFDMYDEHNRHMTVIGRSLGGGQIMITEVDGNDMSITGDEFTLVVFHEDRPGAISLVSQALSESDINIATMRVFRKGKHKDAVMVITTDTVVNPITVQFMRECPGIQDVMTFEAL; this is encoded by the coding sequence ATGAATAGTATTTTTGATATTATAGGGCCTGTTATGATTGGCCCGTCTAGTTCGCATACAGCTGGTGCTGCGCGGCTAGGTAAGATGGCGCGGTGTATTTTCCGTTCCACACCTAAAAAGGTAGATTTAACCTTATATGGATCTTTTGCGAAGACCTATAAAGGTCATGGTACAGACCGTGCTTTGATTGGCGGTTTATTGGGGTTCAAAGAGGATGATACGAATATTCGTGTTGCTCATAAATTAGCTGAGAAAGAGGGGATGGAGTACAACTTTATTGAGTCTCCTCTCGATGTAGGCCATCCTAATGTAGTTCGTTTTGATATGTACGATGAACATAATCGTCATATGACTGTTATTGGTCGTTCTCTTGGTGGTGGTCAAATTATGATTACCGAAGTAGATGGCAATGATATGTCTATTACTGGCGATGAGTTTACCCTTGTCGTATTTCATGAGGATAGACCTGGTGCCATTTCTCTTGTGAGCCAAGCATTGAGTGAGTCCGATATTAATATTGCTACCATGCGTGTATTCCGTAAGGGTAAGCACAAGGATGCAGTGATGGTCATTACTACCGATACAGTAGTAAATCCTATTACCGTTCAGTTTATGCGCGAGTGTCCAGGCATTCAAGATGTGATGACCTTTGAAGCGTTATAG
- the hcp gene encoding hydroxylamine reductase, which yields MSMFCYQCEQSAAPGGCTVQGVCGKTAPVANLQDELTAALVGLARALDVKGQTKEGVDYLMRGLFMCVTNVNFSEDRVQEFIDEVNAYHAKIDSAAQNFDWEQLWKGEEDIVSLRSTLLLGMRGMAAYAWHAARLGFHDPEVDAWFIKGMVEFAKDHSAEEWLNLLMEFGQINLKCMAILDKANTETYGTPVPTTVPLTVEPGPFIVVTGHDLHDLNQLLEQTDGKGVNIYTHGEMLPCHAYPELKKHPQLKGNFGTAWQNQQKEFVDVPGAFLFTTNCIMPPKENYRANIFTTDMVGFDGCAHVEEKADGTKDFSAVIERAIELGGYKEAQEFTGINGGHEVTTGFGHGTVLGIADKVIDAVKAGAIKHFFLVGGCDGAKVGRNYYTEFVKQTPDDTVVLTLACGKFRFNDLNIGEIGGIPRILDMGQCNDAYSAIQVAVALAGAFECDVNDLPLTLVLSWYEQKAVCILLTLLALGIRNIYIGPSLPKFFSSNVLNILVEKFQLHPITTPEADMKAILG from the coding sequence ATGAGTATGTTCTGTTATCAATGCGAACAATCTGCAGCACCAGGCGGCTGTACTGTACAAGGTGTATGTGGTAAAACTGCACCAGTTGCTAACTTACAAGACGAATTAACTGCTGCTTTAGTTGGTTTAGCACGCGCTTTAGACGTAAAAGGCCAAACTAAAGAAGGCGTTGACTATTTAATGCGTGGTTTGTTCATGTGTGTAACAAACGTAAACTTCTCTGAAGACCGCGTTCAAGAATTCATCGACGAAGTAAACGCTTATCATGCAAAAATCGATAGCGCAGCTCAAAACTTCGATTGGGAACAATTGTGGAAAGGTGAAGAAGATATCGTATCCCTTCGTTCCACATTATTGTTAGGTATGCGTGGTATGGCTGCTTATGCATGGCATGCTGCACGCCTTGGTTTCCATGATCCTGAAGTTGATGCTTGGTTCATCAAAGGCATGGTAGAATTCGCTAAAGACCACAGTGCTGAAGAATGGTTGAACTTGTTGATGGAATTCGGTCAAATCAACTTGAAATGCATGGCTATTCTTGATAAAGCTAACACTGAAACATATGGTACTCCAGTACCAACTACAGTACCTTTGACTGTAGAACCAGGTCCTTTCATCGTTGTAACTGGTCATGACCTTCACGACTTGAATCAATTGTTGGAACAAACTGATGGTAAAGGTGTAAACATCTATACTCATGGTGAAATGTTACCTTGCCACGCTTACCCTGAATTGAAAAAACATCCTCAATTGAAAGGTAACTTCGGTACTGCATGGCAAAACCAACAAAAAGAATTCGTTGACGTTCCTGGCGCATTCTTGTTCACTACAAACTGCATTATGCCACCAAAAGAAAACTACAGAGCTAATATCTTCACTACAGATATGGTAGGTTTCGACGGCTGTGCACACGTAGAAGAAAAAGCTGATGGCACTAAAGACTTCTCCGCTGTTATTGAACGCGCAATCGAATTGGGCGGCTACAAAGAAGCTCAAGAATTCACTGGTATCAACGGTGGTCACGAAGTAACTACTGGTTTTGGTCACGGTACAGTATTGGGTATTGCTGATAAAGTAATCGACGCTGTAAAAGCTGGCGCAATCAAACACTTCTTCTTAGTTGGTGGTTGTGACGGTGCTAAAGTAGGCCGTAACTACTACACAGAATTCGTAAAACAAACTCCAGATGATACTGTAGTATTGACATTGGCTTGTGGTAAATTCCGCTTCAACGACCTTAACATCGGTGAAATCGGCGGTATCCCTCGTATCCTTGATATGGGTCAATGTAACGATGCTTACTCCGCTATTCAAGTAGCAGTAGCTTTGGCTGGTGCATTTGAATGTGACGTAAACGACTTGCCATTAACATTGGTATTGTCCTGGTACGAACAAAAAGCAGTATGTATCTTGTTAACATTGTTGGCATTGGGTATCCGCAACATCTACATCGGACCTTCCTTGCCTAAATTCTTCTCCAGCAATGTATTGAACATTTTGGTAGAAAAATTCCAATTACATCCAATTACAACTCCAGAAGCTGACATGAAAGCTATCTTGGGCTAA
- a CDS encoding Crp/Fnr family transcriptional regulator → MKQILSNDIINQYLPTLIKCPLFNKLGEPELRSYLHNAKVIVHSYKKNDFIALSGDPMEGIGVILEGSALLTRENVMGQRVIMANLEQSDIFGEALLFSKQPLWPATIKATKVSKIMFIPLETFIDTLPDCQQCQTKILSNLLEDLSEKAILLTRKVHYLTLKGMREKIFAYLTDIYKRQQSTTIHLPHNREQMAEVLNVSRTALSRELGRLRDEGIIDITGRTVTLKDIEGIEEFGFNSF, encoded by the coding sequence ATGAAGCAAATACTTTCAAATGACATTATCAACCAATATCTACCTACCCTAATTAAATGCCCTTTATTTAATAAGTTGGGCGAACCTGAACTACGCAGCTATTTACATAATGCAAAGGTTATTGTACATAGCTATAAGAAAAATGATTTTATTGCCCTCTCTGGGGATCCTATGGAAGGCATTGGCGTTATTCTCGAAGGCAGTGCGTTACTGACACGGGAAAATGTTATGGGCCAACGCGTTATTATGGCTAACCTTGAACAATCTGATATTTTTGGTGAAGCATTGCTATTTAGTAAACAACCATTATGGCCTGCTACGATTAAAGCTACAAAGGTTAGTAAAATTATGTTCATTCCTCTTGAAACATTTATTGATACATTGCCTGATTGCCAACAATGCCAAACAAAAATTTTGTCCAACCTATTGGAGGACTTGTCTGAAAAAGCTATTCTCCTTACAAGAAAGGTTCATTATCTTACCTTGAAAGGTATGCGCGAGAAGATTTTCGCGTACTTAACAGACATTTATAAACGTCAGCAGTCTACAACAATCCATTTGCCACATAACCGTGAGCAAATGGCAGAAGTACTCAATGTATCTCGCACAGCACTTAGCCGTGAGCTCGGTCGACTTCGCGATGAAGGCATTATAGATATTACAGGTCGCACGGTAACGTTAAAAGATATTGAAGGAATTGAAGAATTTGGTTTTAATAGTTTCTAA
- a CDS encoding LPO_1073/Vpar_1526 family protein, with the protein MSNVIPYFVLAVVALGFFAICYAVFNRNDGESQAKHEHRDRSVTKPNDEHHKEKSLNESKVGDVTVTHEGGTNVYTASIMDDNKDSEASESMVDHEDTSYNRRDGNQLHVENSSTGYSLALGHQAESTQTESGKPILEEQETVQDSTVSGESTQQESVSQEVPVSSPIAPSMDETIVMPAVSDNRLQNVEHNATPLMDKTIVLDAVTDELRNRANSVEDTIAMGESVEALEADEAENLDVTQMIGGADEVQTVEGPSVLDETRLFDASEIEAQLAAASMVEEEVPTGQWAKAAHEDKCVELAIAPFVHAFGVLHGDTQHYVESITRDALAALNITKLAEVNALLDNIVIQEALMSMQKAYAATNTEWMKSAALGAFLDVVQSPKSSTPYLVAFDALRVLPHLTLGHFQVMALTLLLQYSRNSNNYGLIHFQHYVEKYIEPFISDLPQNNSFYRQLDYLRCTQEEREPITLAQVLSNSYPFVFNYRGFSKEELFRATDGHGVDPRYVVRSLNSNLYKLALVDESLAPRFFRQTRISDSMVQRDLIALMKSKPTAFRGQEARDIMDDISPVLLDLADVFDHTPMSKISLTLLGLYLGRAHVKATIGEEFDLSHWF; encoded by the coding sequence ATGTCAAACGTAATACCGTATTTTGTATTAGCCGTTGTGGCGCTCGGATTTTTTGCTATTTGTTACGCTGTTTTTAATCGTAATGATGGTGAAAGCCAAGCGAAACATGAGCATCGTGATAGATCTGTTACTAAGCCTAATGATGAACATCATAAAGAAAAATCGCTTAATGAATCCAAGGTTGGGGATGTAACGGTTACACATGAAGGTGGAACCAATGTATATACAGCCTCCATTATGGATGACAATAAGGATTCCGAAGCTTCTGAATCTATGGTGGATCATGAAGATACATCCTATAATCGACGAGATGGGAATCAATTACATGTTGAAAATTCCTCTACAGGATATTCATTAGCATTAGGTCATCAAGCAGAGTCAACTCAGACAGAGTCTGGTAAACCAATCTTGGAAGAACAGGAAACTGTTCAAGATTCAACTGTTTCTGGCGAATCGACTCAACAAGAATCTGTTTCCCAAGAGGTGCCAGTATCTAGTCCAATAGCACCTAGTATGGATGAAACCATTGTAATGCCCGCTGTTTCAGATAATAGACTTCAAAATGTTGAGCATAATGCTACTCCATTGATGGATAAGACTATTGTTCTCGATGCCGTAACAGATGAACTGCGCAATCGAGCTAATTCCGTAGAGGATACGATTGCTATGGGCGAGTCTGTAGAAGCCTTAGAAGCTGATGAAGCTGAGAATTTAGATGTTACGCAAATGATTGGTGGTGCCGACGAGGTACAAACAGTAGAAGGTCCATCTGTATTGGATGAAACACGCTTGTTTGACGCTTCTGAAATAGAAGCTCAATTGGCGGCAGCTAGTATGGTTGAAGAAGAGGTACCTACAGGGCAATGGGCTAAAGCAGCACATGAAGATAAATGTGTTGAGTTAGCGATTGCACCATTTGTTCATGCTTTTGGTGTATTACATGGCGATACACAACATTATGTGGAATCCATTACAAGAGATGCGTTAGCTGCTCTTAATATTACAAAGTTAGCTGAAGTCAACGCACTTCTTGATAATATTGTAATTCAAGAAGCACTAATGAGCATGCAAAAGGCTTATGCTGCTACGAATACAGAGTGGATGAAATCCGCTGCGCTAGGCGCATTCCTAGATGTAGTACAATCGCCTAAGTCTAGTACGCCGTACCTTGTAGCCTTTGATGCATTACGCGTATTGCCACATTTAACGCTAGGTCATTTCCAAGTCATGGCATTGACCCTATTATTACAATACTCTAGAAACTCTAATAACTATGGATTGATTCACTTCCAACATTATGTAGAAAAATATATTGAGCCATTCATTTCTGATTTGCCTCAAAACAATTCTTTCTACCGCCAGCTAGACTATTTACGCTGTACGCAAGAGGAACGCGAACCAATTACATTAGCTCAAGTGTTATCCAATTCCTATCCATTTGTGTTCAACTATCGTGGCTTCTCCAAGGAGGAACTCTTCCGTGCTACTGATGGTCATGGCGTTGATCCACGTTATGTGGTGCGTAGCTTGAATTCCAATCTTTATAAATTGGCGTTAGTTGACGAGTCTTTAGCACCTCGTTTCTTTAGACAAACTCGTATTTCTGATTCTATGGTTCAACGTGATCTCATTGCGCTTATGAAGAGTAAACCGACTGCTTTCAGAGGTCAAGAAGCACGTGATATTATGGATGATATTTCTCCAGTTCTACTAGATTTAGCGGATGTATTTGATCATACGCCGATGTCTAAAATCAGCTTAACATTGCTTGGCCTTTACTTAGGCCGTGCTCATGTGAAAGCAACTATTGGTGAAGAATTCGATTTATCTCATTGGTTCTAA
- a CDS encoding TIGR01440 family protein, with protein MTSVETIRQSVRTAMAELLDLAKVREGQLFVVGCSTSEVMGKKIGTDSHIDVAQVLFDEIYKAVKAKGLNLAVQCCEHINRALVMERSAVTWEEEVNVVPQRHAGGAMAVTAYERFEDPVMVEFIKADAGIDIGDTFIGMHMKHVTVPVRLSIKEIGGAHVTACRVRPKSIGGERAAYNEALM; from the coding sequence ATGACTTCTGTAGAAACTATTCGTCAGTCAGTGCGCACAGCGATGGCTGAATTACTCGATTTGGCAAAGGTTCGAGAAGGTCAATTGTTCGTTGTGGGCTGTTCCACTAGCGAAGTTATGGGTAAGAAAATAGGTACTGATTCCCACATTGATGTGGCTCAGGTCTTATTTGATGAAATATATAAAGCTGTTAAAGCTAAAGGTCTTAATTTGGCGGTTCAATGCTGTGAACATATTAACCGTGCGCTTGTTATGGAACGTAGCGCGGTAACATGGGAGGAAGAGGTTAATGTAGTGCCTCAACGTCATGCAGGTGGAGCTATGGCAGTTACTGCTTATGAACGTTTTGAAGATCCAGTAATGGTTGAATTTATTAAAGCTGATGCTGGTATCGATATTGGGGATACTTTTATAGGCATGCATATGAAACATGTTACCGTACCAGTGCGCCTCAGCATTAAAGAAATTGGTGGGGCCCATGTAACAGCTTGTCGTGTTCGACCTAAGAGCATTGGTGGTGAACGTGCTGCATATAATGAAGCGTTGATGTAG
- a CDS encoding Fe-S-containing hydro-lyase has product MAETIRINTEEYNEEFSRKLKVGDSVLITGKIYSARDAAHKVMTEALARGEKLPIDWTNKFVYYLGPTPAKPGDPIGSAGPTTSGRMDAYTPTMLDQGIKGMIGKGSRKPAVVESMKKNGCTYFAAVGGAAALIAKSIKKYEVLAYGELGPEALAELTVEDFPCIVVGDTEGNNFYEQGQKPYRKI; this is encoded by the coding sequence ATGGCTGAAACAATTCGCATTAATACTGAAGAATATAATGAAGAGTTTTCCCGTAAATTAAAAGTTGGTGATAGCGTACTTATCACTGGCAAAATTTACTCCGCTCGTGACGCTGCTCATAAAGTTATGACTGAAGCTTTAGCACGCGGTGAAAAATTACCAATCGATTGGACTAACAAATTCGTTTACTACCTTGGCCCAACACCTGCAAAACCTGGTGACCCAATTGGTTCCGCTGGTCCTACAACTTCTGGTCGTATGGACGCTTACACACCAACAATGCTTGATCAAGGCATCAAAGGCATGATCGGTAAAGGTTCCCGTAAACCAGCAGTAGTTGAATCCATGAAGAAAAATGGTTGCACATACTTCGCAGCAGTTGGTGGCGCTGCAGCATTGATTGCAAAATCCATCAAAAAATACGAAGTACTTGCTTATGGTGAACTTGGTCCAGAAGCTTTGGCTGAATTGACAGTTGAAGATTTCCCTTGCATCGTAGTTGGCGATACTGAAGGTAACAACTTCTACGAACAAGGTCAAAAACCTTACAGAAAAATCTAA
- a CDS encoding fumarate hydratase, with protein MREIQVSEITKTVRQMCMDAAYHLPKDIYEGLKKGRETEESPVGCIVLDQIIKNAEIADAEDRPYCQDTGMTLVFLEVGQDVHFVGGDLKEAINEGVAQGYVEGYLRKSVVAEPLFNRKNTQNNTPAIIYIDIVPGDKVEINVELKGFGSENKSDVAMLVPADGVEGVKNAVLEIVKHAGPNPCPPIVLGVGIGGTMDQAAVMSKKALLRDISTPHKDPEYAKLEEEILEMVNKTGIGPQLGGTTTCIGVNIEWGATHIAGLPVAVTIMCHAARHKHVVL; from the coding sequence TTGCGCGAGATTCAAGTATCTGAAATCACAAAAACAGTCCGTCAAATGTGTATGGACGCAGCTTACCACTTGCCAAAAGACATCTATGAAGGCTTGAAAAAAGGCCGTGAAACAGAAGAGTCTCCAGTTGGTTGCATCGTTCTCGATCAAATCATCAAAAATGCAGAAATTGCTGATGCTGAAGATCGTCCATACTGCCAAGATACTGGTATGACATTGGTATTCTTAGAAGTAGGTCAAGACGTACATTTTGTTGGTGGCGATCTTAAAGAAGCTATCAATGAAGGTGTTGCTCAAGGCTATGTAGAAGGTTACCTTCGTAAATCCGTTGTAGCAGAACCATTGTTCAACCGTAAAAACACTCAAAACAATACACCTGCAATCATTTACATCGATATCGTTCCTGGCGATAAAGTAGAAATCAACGTAGAACTTAAAGGTTTCGGTTCCGAAAACAAATCTGACGTAGCTATGTTGGTACCTGCAGATGGCGTTGAAGGCGTTAAAAATGCAGTTCTTGAAATCGTAAAACATGCTGGCCCTAACCCATGCCCTCCAATCGTACTTGGCGTAGGTATTGGTGGTACTATGGACCAAGCAGCTGTTATGTCCAAAAAAGCTTTGCTTCGCGATATTAGCACTCCTCATAAAGATCCTGAGTATGCAAAATTGGAAGAAGAAATTTTGGAAATGGTTAACAAAACTGGTATCGGTCCACAATTGGGCGGCACAACAACTTGTATCGGTGTAAACATCGAATGGGGTGCAACTCATATCGCCGGCCTTCCTGTTGCTGTTACTATTATGTGTCATGCTGCTCGTCATAAACACGTAGTACTTTAA
- the atpC gene encoding ATP synthase F1 subunit epsilon: protein MAEPMSLQIITPDAIVFEGKSTFFVGKAIDGQFGILPNHAPMIIALDLAPLRIDQPDGTSRELAVFGGFCEIEHNKVSIVTPDCQDPSSIDVERARRAKERAEGRLSNPTPDIDVERAEAALQRALLRLHVTKQL from the coding sequence ATGGCGGAACCTATGTCCCTACAGATCATTACACCTGATGCGATTGTCTTTGAAGGTAAGTCTACATTCTTTGTAGGTAAAGCCATTGATGGTCAATTTGGTATCTTGCCAAATCATGCACCTATGATTATTGCATTAGATTTAGCACCGTTACGCATAGATCAACCAGATGGAACATCTCGTGAACTTGCAGTATTTGGTGGTTTCTGTGAAATTGAACATAATAAGGTGAGTATTGTAACTCCAGACTGCCAAGATCCATCATCTATTGATGTGGAACGTGCTCGTCGAGCTAAAGAACGTGCAGAAGGTAGGTTATCCAATCCTACACCAGATATTGATGTAGAACGCGCAGAAGCAGCATTGCAACGTGCATTATTGCGCTTGCATGTAACTAAACAACTATAA